The genomic segment AGAATATCACATTTGTTTATCACGATGTTGGTCTGAAGCACAGTGAGACTTGGTGGCTACTGAATGAAGCCGACGATAAGTCTTGGCTTGCAATGTACTACTGTGGTAACACTCTACAGTGGTACTATGAGGGTGCATTAGTATTTGCACGTAGCCGTACACTGAGTGATAATTTCTACCAGAGCATTTCTAGTACCTACAAGTCAGTCTTAGGAGTTGATTTCTCCCAGTTTTGCAGTGTATACAATTCTGAAGATTGTCCTAAAAGGGTGTAGATAGACATACGTAGACATCTGTACAGATACTTTCATTATAATAGGTTGCATATACATGGTTGTATGTAATATGTAGACCATATATTTCTGTTGATAAATTATGTATATTGCTACATTCTCAGAAACTCgctgtttttatttttgtaagcAGTGCCAAATATGACACTATAGCTACTACTATATTGTGGAAAAAATTAGTAAATTCATTTTCTGTGCCGTGCACTTGCTATAAATGCATTTGGAGTTCATGCTGAGCAATAAAAATATCACAATTATGCAACGTATCCTTTACCAACACAGAGCATCTTTTCTATACATAACTATATACACTATCAATTAGACATTAAGAATTTCTTCTGGAATCGTTTCATCACAAACTTTACTGTTCCACCAATCCACACTAACTTCACTATCTCTAGCAACTGCATCAACAATCAGCTTGCTATGACCCATGGTCACCAGTCTACGGGCCGCACTTGTTGCCAAAAGCGAGACCCTGAACACCACCACACTATTTTCTATTTTGTACCTCTGACACTGCACAATCTGCAAATTGTATACATGCACTGGTGTGTAAAGCAATCAGTAGCTATACTAAATAAAGCAATAAAAGGATAAATAACCGGAACTACAAGGTGTCATCAGCATCAAAGCTGCATGctactacacagtaaaaataagTAGTGATTTTTAGTGACTGTCCGGCACTAGTGATATTTATACTGCGTAGCTTCCATGCACATTTTCTACATATGATGAATGTCTATCTCCTGCTGAAAATTGTATAGTAATCAATGTGCTCCAAGTGCTGATGCTTGCAATGTGCACAAGCAAGTGGAGGGAGCTATCTGCACGCATGAGCCAGTTTTTTTCTTTGTGGTGACCTTTAACGACTGGccgtacaaaaaaaaatttaattaactaGCTTGCGGCGTTGTGTAGTACGTGCACATAATGAACTCTGTTGTGACGTCATTGATGGACTTTCTCTGTGTAGGTGGAGCATCCCGAGTCCGCAAAATGAGTTCTTGGCGTGCGTATATTATTGCAGTTACTATTATATCTACTGCAGCGGCCCTGGATAATCCGTTTGCCTCAACAAATGTTAGCCTGGCCTGTCTCTCAGAGCACTGCTTAACCAGCATGGTGGAGTGTCAAGCTAACAAGATCTGTCGTGAGTCCATCTCGTGCAATGCCAAGTGTTTAGATAAGTGGGACGAGGACAAAACTAAGGAGAAAATTCAAGTTCAGAATTGCTCAAACATATGTCAGTTTTCATACTATGACAAAACTGTTGACAAGTTCATGAGCTGTGTGACCAAACACAATTGCATTACCCTTCCACTGATACCAAACACATGCCGAACATCCATTGTGAAACCAGCAAAGCAGCTCTCAGTGAAGGACACTGAAGGTGATTGGTGGGTAGTCCGTGGATACCACCCAGTCTATGATTGTTACCCATGCCAGCATCCTCATTTTCAAGCAATAAATGAAACTTCTTGGGAATATGCTCCTACATACGTGGTACCCCTTGCCAATGGCAGCCATGCAGTCATTTCACAGAAATTTGCAATGCCGGTAGCACCAGCTGGGCAGAATATTTCCTTCCATTACCATGATGCAGGGCTGCTCCACTATGAGACATGGTGGTTACTGGATAAAGCTGATGATGGTTCATTTGTGACTGTTTATTACTGTGGGAACACCATGAACTGGAACTATGAAGGTGCTCTTGTGATGTCACGCAATACTAGTCTCTCCAATGATGCATACACTAAGATAGCAGCATCTTACAAAGCTACTGTTGGTCTTGACTTTTCAGAGTTTTGTGTTGATGATGTCATAAACTGTAATGATGTTAAATACAATTAAGTTGGTGCACATTGtttttttgaaatatatattatgcatacaaTTAAAACTGTCGAAGTTTGGAAATGTAATTACCATTAcatttaacaagtacacaaaatattgcaattttcaactagagtagggaccacagcacatcaataaaaagtactgaaacaagctggagtagtgcacaatattaaatcacagtaaaacaataagaagcgttatccctactgtactcgataccataatggaaatgcacagatATAactcttcttattgttttactgtgatttaatattgtgcactactccaacttgtttcagtactttttatctatgcgctatggtccttactctagttgaaaattccaattttctgtgtacttgtttgttaacttttttgtaaaataaaattattgtgactggtgaaccaacacACGCCAcatcaaaaaaaagaaaagaattagTGCTGCatgtcccagctatcaattatcgtctgaaaagtgaagtacctATTACAATTCgatgtcagctatgttcaacctgttatacaCAGCATTACGTTACGAATCAagactgtttgaaaagcacctctgcaatcaaagtaaccaATATGagaaatacagacgatttccattacagagggaagccatcacgtgctaccaccaaatcaacacctttcgctgtcagcaaagatgaatgggacacaaaggaggacactggtaagtccatgaaggatgtattgtatgtactgcagtatgccagaaggcacgtgtccagctgaagcaacatcaaacagtgaaaaaatcaagcctgtagccttggcTATTTTCGAGTtacgcttatctgaaggcataaatcaagcctgtagccttagttactcagtcagtcactagaaaattctgtttaataattttaaaaaaattccataacagcttgtttcaggttgatctgaaggtttgtttggcttaaccaatatgttgtcagggaaaagtgaggctggcttttgggtgatgttttttcatgggccacgccgaAACTTTTGTGGtgcctactatacaatactatcgtactgtatgatactcaCTGAAGATGTACTTCTCAATTTCTGTGGACAAAGACCTTATAATGAGTTGGAGGCAGTCACTAATTAATGCAAATGTGTGCTCCTTCTGACCCACTGTGGAATTGTGCATGACCTCTTTGACATTCTCTCTGAGTTCTGTACTATAAGTTTGTCTTGTGCTAATACAAAAAGTATACAACATAAGGTGTGTTACACACAGTTATTCAATTGTAAATCTATTGTTCTTTCTTTCCAGTGTTATCTGTTTGCCTGTGACCTGtaagaaacattcaaaaatttcaTCACAAAACTAGTGCAAGGGACCACAAGCTATGCACTACTTTAAACTTGTGAACTTCTACATGTTGGGTGGATCATCAAATCACGTAAATTTTCTGATACTATAGGTTGCTGCCTTTTGACCCTGCTTTAAGGGGCAGAAAACATCTTGTGATGAAGAAAATAGCATGGGGACTTAGTCAATTTTCAGTGGTTTAGTTTGGTTAGTTATAGTATTTGACTGTGTCACACATGTGATCCATCTTGCTGTCTGTGGTTGGTGCTTCGACTTTTGGTGATtggactatcagtaagtgttcaagTAATCTGCTTATAGGCATAAAAACTGGTAGGATCAGTTTGACAAATTTTAGCGATTTGCAATgccatgcattttatagcatattaaaaattataaaatgaagtaggaatccaagtaataaaaagtagtgaaacaagagatgaacatggtagctattacagcatagctcagtgggaaatccctactttggcattgaacacaaaataattgttataccatgcatgccaaagtagggatttcccactgagctatgctgtaatagctaccatgttcatatcttgtttcactacctttttattgcttggattcctacttcattttaaaatttatatactaatttgtttagttttttttgccacagctattagggtgactgctgtattagagtatctcgagtcagcctgcaaagatatATGCTTGTCCAAAATGGGTGTGGTAATCGTGGTTTcgatcaattattagactagagtatcttgaatcaacctaccaacttgaaggtgtgtggtcacaaatacagctagcgtaaaagggacGTGGTCATTGTGGTCTCGATCAATAGattgataatacgtagaataaagaatgggcgtgatcttgcaACCTATCGTgcagtactggtacctccgtacagtagtcTAAGCagcttaaataattttgtggcgtctattatgctgcttaaagaaagtgttgatatggaaattaacgcctcaatatggtttcgttggataaagaagaagacaagcagcctgattgaagataaaagaaaagacaaggagcacagggtgtacactcgttggaaccccataaggcacatcccaccggtaaGTTTgatgttgtggcgtaaaatggtgaccgtgtgctgcttcgtttgggctctaggcttgcgactgtggtcagtgagtgagacgaaatttagagttttgacgatttaaaaaaattctatatccggatGCCAGTatgcattttcttgtttttaacgctacatttgatgttagatggactactATTATTCCATTAAGGTGATTTTCTTCGCATAAGAAATTTCTAAGCTGATTGTTAAAGGCTGTATTTTGGGTGGCATGCGTCATTTcgggggattcctacttaaacagtactaccgtactgtttgataaaaatCAATTGATTATCtctccagtcactatggaaattgTGAGTAAATGTGAGCATAGATATAATAACActtaccgggattggaaacagaagttgtgcacataataattttatatataaAGTATACTATACAGTAGGTGGGCGATGAATTCCTTTGAAGTTATCCGTGTTTTGCCTTTTCTACTTCTGAGCATGGCAGACTGCTTCATACAGCGGAAGTTCTTgaaagtattacattactcgaGTATAGAAATAGCTAGTATTTTAATATTGTTGCTCAGAGTTGAAACTGGAGTTGTATTGGGCCATGTCACCTGTAACTAAGTGTACAACTGCATTGCAACACCCCTAGATAACTAGCGAAGCTTAAGTTAGGCCATATTTGGGCTGTAGAAGTGTTTTATGTGTCAGTCCAGTTGTCTGTCAATTTCGGTTTCAAGATAAAACTCACTGTGTGTTTCAGTTTCTTTTTGGTACATGTGTTGCCCACACAAAACAACAAACTATTTGAAATTTGGTATGGTGACTCGTAAATCCTTCCTCTATGCGCTACTATTATTGATACAACAACACGGCACTGTATTTTCTGCATACAGCAATGTTCTGGACTGTACCTAATGCCATGCGTAGTACAATGAGGTGAAATATTATATCACGCAAAATGCATACCTGTATCCACAACTTCCATTTTCAATCCCAGCAAgcgttagtatatctatgatgtaagtaccccaactatcaattactgagaagtgaagtggccattctgcttcatTCTCAGGTAGTTCAAcccattatacagtgttacaaagaAAGAATACTACAAGAAGTgcatctgcaatcaattcagtcactacaGAGATTCTCATGATAGCCAGCCATCACATGTTaatgtgaatcaacacctacatggTAGTGGAGAAGTATTGTGATACAAAaggggacaaaggtaagtccatgtattgcactgtagctgctgaggttggtgaaaaggcatgtcAAGACAAAGCAATGTAAAACAGTAGAGAAATCGACGACGTAGCCATAATCACTAGTCAAGTGATGCTTGCCTGGAGGCATTAGTCAGTTAGACAGTcatagaaaattcagttaaatgaTCAATAATTCTCCACAGAAACTTGCTGGAAGAGTTTGGGATCACTCCTGCAAGGGtttactgccaagttgtcatgaaggtaaatgaggctggttttagaccagaaaacccaaactttcatgatcctacaatacagtactaccgcCGTACTGTATATTTACTATGTTTCCCAAGAAAACCTACTTTGGGTACAGTGAAACAACTGACTAGCAACTTGTCCTTTCTTATATGGAATTGGTCAAAGAAAGTATTATTATGCTGCATGAACAAATACTTGGCACTGGAAGATCATGATACAAAGACACACCATTGCTTGTGACAGATGGTGAGGAATAGAGTGGTCTACATGTATGGGACCAGATTACAGAACAGACAGAAAACCAGAAGTACTAACAGGTTATGTTTCAAAGGATGAAACGTGGTTGATAATCAGGTGCCTGCATGAAACACATGAAAAATTGCTGCCCACTTTGAACAAACCTAATACATTTCTCGCACCTGCCACACTCTGTCTAACATTATTTGTTGCATCATGGCCAGAGGGCTGAGAACTGTGGAATATAGTTGCAGGTGTAAGCAACCTCCTACTTTtgccatatagcctaaatattacAAATGGGATTATTTTTTTGCTTATTTGAGGTTTTGGGGGGttaacagcaaaaattttaccctcgaaatatttagacctcctaTACATTGCTCAATCTCAAAAATATtgacccttgaaatatttaggctatacggtatccTAGGAACAGTTTGGCATTAACAGTTGTAGTGGCTTCCACTTTGTCGTCAtttaagtatttgtattttaattaaGTATCTTTATTGCTGGTGTGTATATTTGTGTTGTTGTGTATGCATGCTGTTTACAgagctccactgaaaatcaccttaagctgagtggactccctgtttaaatattacaattacaaatggTGAATCTTTGCATACCACAACATTGTATCTAAGGAAGAATTTTAAGTGTGCGCCTGAATGTGCaacctcaactatcaattatcaaAAAGCTGAGTGGTTATTGTGCTTTGTCTTCACCTATATACACTCTGACCGTTATACATGgagttacaaacgaagaacagtatgagaactGAAGTGCCtttacaatcaatccagtgaTTCCAGTCACTGAAAATAATGGACAATGCACAGAAGCCATTATTACTGCACTACCTCCAAATCAACACCAATGTGATAGTGTagaaataaatgggacacaaagcaggacaaaggtaagttcatgatgcagGCATGTATTGTAGCTGCAGCAGCAGCAAAAAGGCACTTTTCAGGTCTAAACGACATCAAATAGCAAATAAATCAAGCTTGAATTATTTACCATAGTTGAGATATGGCTGAAGGCATTGGTCAGTCGGTTAGAAATTATGTTACATAAAATTTTGTTGTACCTTATCAGAagtgtttgtatgtttgtgtcAATCTGAAGACACGTTTGTGATCCAGCTGACAAATACCAGACTAGCTTGCATTATTCTcaaattttgttttgtgacttCTTTGCTGTTaagagggaaaaaccaatgtgCTGCTAAAGTTTCTGGTTAACactcttggagttatagtggaGACAGCAAGAAGaggatttgtacagtgactatatacacagaaaataaattacagattCTTATTCAATCGATCATAATTCATGAGTGCAAAAGCTATGGAGTTGTCTCCATTGTATTCATGATGGACTGGGCTATTAATCAAGGTACGGTTTTTGGCCTAGGTTGTTTAAGCTTAGAAATGGTGATAGTAAAGACcaaaaaatgtaaacaaacatcaTTTGCTTAATGAAACAGAGATTATTACTGTGGTGAAGTGAATTCAATGGCACAAGTTACATTAATTTGATTCTTTTTTTATTGAAGCAATTAATAATATCTTTGTACTGGAGCACATATTTTTAACACAATGTGATTTATTTAAAAAACAGGCTTATGCAAACTAGTCCGGTTTTTTTTTGCTTAGCGGGTCATATTtcggcttgattatacctaaacGGTTCTGCCAAGTTGCTGTGATGGACAGGTGAGGTTGGGTTTTTGGTTGATACTTTTGAGCAGGAAAGCTCAAAACTCTACTAACACTAACAGTACTACCAAGAGGGTTCATAATGCTAATACTCTTGGTACTACTGATAAGTTTACTCACTCAGTTTCTTTTATTTTCTCTAACAGCCTCCGCTACACAAAAGTAAACACATCAATAGGATTAAACTTAACAGAGAAACGCTTGCATACTTTGTGTGCTTCACTGGTAGCTGAGTCCAGCTGCTTCTTCAGGTCCCGTAATGTCTCCTCTAGGGCTACCTGGTTGTGCCACACATGTATCACTTTGCCTCCACTACTGCACAAGTGTTCGCTGTCAGGTGACCAGCACATGCTACTGATGGTAGCTATACAATGTGATGACATGAGAATttgaaatgtaaacaaacatatgAATTACACTGTAAGGGTAGCATTTAGCTAGTACACATGTAGACCTTTTAACAGGACAAACTGTACACAATAGTCCCTAATACTGTAAGTTCAACTGAACCAAAGACTCTTACCTTCGTGACAGTCAATCATTGTTTCTAGTAGGGCTCCTGTGGAACAGCCATACAAGTATATGCTCCTCTCTACTGCCACAGCAGTGGTACGGGCATCAGGTGAGAGAGCTATTTGGGACTCTCCCTTCACTGGTAAGTTCTGTGATAACAACAGCTTGGGTTCTTCTCCTCTTTGAAATTCAACTAGAAAATTAT from the Dysidea avara chromosome 13, odDysAvar1.4, whole genome shotgun sequence genome contains:
- the LOC136243385 gene encoding uncharacterized protein produces the protein MNSVVTSLMDFLCVGGASRVRKMSSWRAYIIAVTIISTAAALDNPFASTNVSLACLSEHCLTSMVECQANKICRESISCNAKCLDKWDEDKTKEKIQVQNCSNICQFSYYDKTVDKFMSCVTKHNCITLPLIPNTCRTSIVKPAKQLSVKDTEGDWWVVRGYHPVYDCYPCQHPHFQAINETSWEYAPTYVVPLANGSHAVISQKFAMPVAPAGQNISFHYHDAGLLHYETWWLLDKADDGSFVTVYYCGNTMNWNYEGALVMSRNTSLSNDAYTKIAASYKATVGLDFSEFCVDDVINCNDVKYN